The Mesobacillus jeotgali genome window below encodes:
- a CDS encoding transglutaminaseTgpA domain-containing protein, whose protein sequence is MRIDKTQKDFAFFLLFIFSFLLLWEWLRPLKELTDTGHLSVFLGFVFISLMMYFFNMPILPSAFIKIIIILYSVHFMYYEGTFFSLEWFGELVNEVIANSGVIMNAEWTEISNAFRTLLFFILLWLMAYLIQYWLINRKQIFVFFFMTLVYITVLDTFTPYEADLAIVRTVIAGFAVMGMLAYYRITDKEVVNKNLKSAKKWMVPLVAMIVLSVGVGYAAPKADPIWPDPVPFITSYNEDSGDGSGGVKKVGYGTDDSALGGPFIGDDRVVFTAEADGRHYWRIETKDVYTGKGWIADTGTAAPVEFLPEQTIPMEPFEAEVKTEQRTSRVNPKIGYPHLVYPLGVKQVEASAGLSTLQFSLDPATEKIMTIADGQEGSFGPYSLTFDHPVYSVEKLKGAGPEELVSDGAFVSKYTQIPEGLPDRVVELAEEITKDKETWLEKAQAIEKYFRSNEFVYDQTNVAVPDEDQDYVDQFLFETKRGYCDNFSTSMVVMMRSIGIPARWVKGYTEGEYIDTLENGRRLYEVTNNNAHSWVEGYFPGVGWVPFEPTQGFTNNVQFEYDNSNDSQSQTEQEKEEDTTPAAPVKPELPEEQGAVDKPEVTFSEGLKNAGVFLKDNLQKILLTLLVLAVFAGIMYKVRGRWLPIFYILLYKYTKQNKYMEKAYIALLKQLGRYGIKRENGQTLRDYANYVDSFFSTNEMRWLTEKYEEYLYRGDQDENIWQDAKKYWEFMIRKVSA, encoded by the coding sequence TTGAGGATTGATAAAACCCAAAAAGACTTTGCTTTCTTTTTACTGTTTATTTTCAGCTTTTTGCTGTTATGGGAGTGGCTGCGGCCGTTGAAGGAACTGACAGATACTGGACACTTAAGCGTATTTCTCGGTTTCGTATTCATTTCCTTGATGATGTACTTTTTCAACATGCCCATTCTTCCATCTGCTTTCATTAAAATCATTATCATCCTGTATTCCGTTCATTTTATGTATTATGAAGGAACCTTTTTCAGTCTGGAATGGTTCGGCGAGCTGGTGAATGAGGTAATCGCTAATTCAGGGGTCATCATGAATGCCGAGTGGACCGAAATTTCCAATGCGTTCAGGACATTATTGTTCTTTATTCTGCTTTGGCTGATGGCGTACCTGATTCAATATTGGCTGATTAACAGAAAACAAATTTTCGTGTTTTTCTTCATGACGCTCGTTTATATTACGGTACTGGATACGTTCACTCCATATGAAGCAGATCTGGCAATCGTCCGGACGGTGATTGCGGGCTTTGCGGTAATGGGAATGCTGGCGTATTACCGTATTACCGACAAGGAAGTAGTGAATAAGAACCTGAAAAGCGCGAAAAAGTGGATGGTGCCGCTGGTCGCCATGATTGTGCTGAGCGTGGGGGTTGGTTACGCAGCTCCAAAGGCTGATCCGATTTGGCCCGATCCTGTACCGTTTATCACCTCCTATAATGAAGACTCAGGCGATGGCAGCGGCGGTGTGAAAAAAGTCGGCTATGGAACGGATGATTCCGCACTTGGAGGACCGTTCATCGGAGACGACCGGGTCGTGTTTACTGCTGAAGCCGATGGACGCCACTACTGGCGGATCGAGACCAAAGATGTCTATACAGGAAAAGGGTGGATAGCAGACACCGGGACAGCCGCGCCAGTTGAATTTTTACCTGAGCAGACCATCCCGATGGAGCCTTTCGAAGCAGAGGTCAAAACGGAACAGCGTACGAGCAGGGTGAACCCAAAGATTGGTTATCCGCACCTTGTCTATCCATTGGGGGTTAAACAAGTGGAGGCATCTGCAGGCCTTTCAACCCTCCAATTCAGCCTTGATCCGGCAACCGAAAAGATCATGACGATTGCTGATGGACAAGAGGGTTCCTTTGGGCCGTACTCACTGACTTTTGATCATCCGGTATACAGTGTGGAAAAGCTAAAAGGTGCTGGACCTGAAGAGCTGGTATCCGATGGAGCCTTCGTCTCGAAATACACTCAGATACCAGAAGGGCTACCGGATCGGGTAGTGGAGCTTGCTGAGGAAATCACAAAAGATAAAGAGACCTGGCTTGAAAAAGCACAGGCGATTGAAAAGTATTTCCGGTCGAACGAATTTGTCTATGATCAAACAAATGTTGCAGTCCCGGATGAGGATCAGGATTATGTCGACCAATTCCTTTTTGAAACAAAGCGCGGCTACTGCGACAACTTTTCTACATCAATGGTTGTGATGATGCGCTCCATTGGCATTCCAGCGCGATGGGTAAAGGGTTATACAGAAGGGGAATATATCGATACCTTGGAGAATGGCCGCCGTCTTTATGAGGTCACAAACAACAACGCCCACTCCTGGGTAGAGGGTTATTTCCCTGGTGTCGGCTGGGTGCCTTTTGAGCCGACGCAAGGTTTTACAAATAACGTCCAATTTGAATATGACAATAGCAATGACTCTCAAAGCCAGACAGAGCAGGAAAAGGAGGAAGATACAACTCCTGCTGCTCCGGTGAAGCCGGAACTGCCAGAAGAGCAGGGAGCGGTTGATAAGCCAGAGGTCACTTTTTCAGAAGGCCTGAAAAATGCAGGAGTGTTCCTGAAGGATAACCTGCAAAAGATTCTACTCACATTACTCGTACTGGCTGTGTTTGCTGGGATCATGTATAAAGTAAGAGGAAGATGGCTTCCTATCTTTTATATCCTTCTCTACAAGTATACGAAGCAAAATAAGTATATGGAGAAGGCCTATATTGCCCTATTGAAGCAGCTGGGAAGATACGGCATCAAGAGAGAGAACGGACAGACACTGCGCGATTATGCCAATTATGTGGATTCCTTCTTCTCGACGAACGAGATGCGCTGGCTCACAGAAAAGTATGAAGAGTACCTATACCGTGGCGATCAGGATGAAAACATCTGGCAGGATGCGAAAAAGTATTGGGAGTTCATGATTCGGAAAGTTAGTGCTTGA
- the guaA gene encoding glutamine-hydrolyzing GMP synthase → MKTELQDQEKIIVLDFGSQYNQLITRRIREFGVYSELHPHTITADEIKEMNPKGIIFSGGPNSVYDEGAFRCDEKIFELGLPILGICYGMQLMTMHFGGKVEKAKNREYGKALLTLHNQNRLFEGTPGEQVVWMSHGDLVTMSPPGFSVDGINPSCPIAAMSDESRKLYAVQFHPEVRHSIYGNDLLKNFVFKVCECEGNWSMENFIEIEIEKIRQQVGDKKVLCALSGGVDSSVVAVLIHKAIGDQLTCIFVDHGLLRKDEAEGVMKNLADGFNMNVIKVDAKERFMSKLEGVSDPEQKRKIIGNEFIYVFDDEAEKLEGIEFLAQGTLYTDIIESGTATAQTIKSHHNVGGLPEDMQFKLIEPLNTLFKDEVRALGTELGMPDEIVWRQPFPGPGLGIRVLGAITEEKLEIVRESDAILREEIKKAGLDRDIWQYFTVLPDIRSVGVMGDARTYDYTIGIRAVTSIDGMTSDWARIPWDVLEVISTRIVNEVDHINRVVYDITSKPPATIEWE, encoded by the coding sequence ATGAAAACCGAGCTGCAAGATCAAGAAAAAATTATTGTATTAGACTTTGGCAGTCAGTATAACCAGTTGATCACGAGAAGGATCAGGGAGTTTGGCGTCTACAGCGAGCTTCATCCACATACGATTACGGCAGATGAAATCAAGGAGATGAATCCAAAGGGAATCATTTTCTCCGGCGGCCCGAACTCTGTCTATGATGAAGGGGCGTTCCGTTGTGATGAGAAGATTTTTGAACTTGGCCTGCCGATTCTAGGGATCTGCTACGGAATGCAGCTGATGACGATGCATTTCGGCGGCAAAGTCGAGAAGGCGAAGAACCGTGAATACGGGAAAGCGCTGCTGACACTGCATAACCAGAACAGATTATTTGAAGGCACACCGGGCGAACAGGTTGTCTGGATGAGCCATGGTGACCTTGTGACGATGTCACCGCCAGGCTTTTCGGTGGATGGCATCAATCCATCCTGCCCGATAGCGGCAATGAGCGATGAGAGCCGCAAGCTATATGCTGTTCAATTCCATCCTGAAGTGCGCCATTCCATTTACGGAAATGACCTTTTAAAAAACTTCGTATTCAAAGTTTGCGAATGCGAAGGCAATTGGTCGATGGAAAACTTCATCGAAATCGAAATAGAAAAAATCCGCCAGCAGGTCGGTGATAAGAAAGTGCTTTGCGCGCTTAGCGGGGGAGTGGATTCCTCGGTGGTCGCAGTACTGATCCACAAAGCAATCGGTGACCAGCTGACTTGCATCTTCGTCGATCACGGTTTGCTGCGAAAAGATGAAGCGGAAGGCGTCATGAAAAATTTAGCTGACGGCTTCAATATGAATGTCATCAAAGTCGATGCGAAGGAACGTTTCATGAGCAAGCTTGAGGGAGTTTCCGACCCTGAGCAGAAGCGTAAAATCATTGGCAATGAGTTCATCTATGTATTTGACGATGAAGCCGAAAAACTCGAAGGCATTGAGTTTCTGGCACAAGGAACATTGTATACCGATATTATTGAAAGCGGTACGGCGACAGCACAGACAATCAAGTCTCATCATAATGTGGGCGGGCTGCCTGAGGATATGCAGTTCAAATTGATCGAGCCATTGAATACATTATTCAAGGATGAAGTCCGTGCGCTTGGTACCGAGCTTGGCATGCCGGATGAAATCGTTTGGCGCCAGCCATTCCCTGGGCCAGGTCTCGGTATCCGTGTCCTTGGTGCCATTACGGAAGAAAAGCTGGAGATTGTTCGCGAATCAGATGCTATCCTGCGGGAAGAAATCAAGAAAGCCGGACTGGACCGTGACATCTGGCAGTATTTTACCGTGCTGCCTGATATCCGCAGCGTTGGTGTCATGGGTGATGCCAGGACTTATGATTACACAATCGGAATTCGTGCAGTCACGTCCATCGATGGGATGACGTCAGACTGGGCAAGGATCCCATGGGATGTCCTTGAAGTCATCTCCACAAGGATCGTCAATGAGGTGGACCACATTAACCGCGTCGTTTATGATATTACCAGCAAACCGCCAGCAACCATCGAGTGGGAATAA
- a CDS encoding NCS2 family permease — MKKYFEFEKLGTNYRREFIGGMTTFLAMAYILIVNPNILTLADIQDLPESLRMDAGAVFVATALAAAVGSIIMGLIGKYPIALAPGMGLNAFFAYTVVLSHGAPWQHALAAVFISSVFFLILTISGWREKLINAIPVELKHAVGAGIGLFITFIGLKNAGIIVDNPATLVGLGDLTNADTLLALFGLLITVIMLTRGIHGAVFFGIIISVIVGMIFNLIDTPERVVGAVPSVAPTFGAVFSAFGDPSFYTSTMLGIILTFLFVDFFDNAGTLVAVANQAGLMKENKLPRAGRALFADSIASLVGSIFGTSTTTSYIESSAGVASGARSGFASLVTAGFFLLSLFFFPLLSVVTSAVTAPALIIVGVLMVSSLGKIEWGRFEIAVPSFLTMIAMPLSSSIATGIAAGFIFYPITMLVKGKSKDVHPIMYLFFVIFVLYFVFLTE, encoded by the coding sequence ATGAAGAAGTATTTCGAGTTTGAGAAGCTTGGCACGAACTATCGTCGTGAATTCATTGGGGGAATGACCACTTTCCTTGCCATGGCTTACATCCTGATTGTAAATCCAAATATTCTTACGCTGGCAGACATACAGGATCTGCCGGAATCATTGAGGATGGATGCCGGTGCGGTCTTTGTGGCGACAGCACTTGCGGCAGCAGTGGGTTCCATCATCATGGGCTTGATTGGTAAGTACCCGATCGCCCTAGCTCCGGGAATGGGCCTGAATGCATTCTTTGCTTACACAGTCGTTCTAAGCCACGGTGCTCCATGGCAGCACGCGCTTGCAGCAGTCTTCATTTCAAGTGTATTCTTCTTGATTCTGACGATCTCGGGCTGGCGCGAAAAATTAATCAATGCCATCCCCGTTGAGTTAAAGCATGCGGTTGGGGCAGGGATCGGTTTGTTCATCACATTCATTGGTTTGAAAAATGCGGGGATCATCGTCGATAATCCAGCAACACTTGTTGGACTTGGTGACCTGACGAATGCCGATACATTGCTTGCTTTATTCGGATTGCTGATTACCGTCATCATGCTGACAAGAGGCATTCACGGCGCCGTATTCTTCGGAATCATCATTAGTGTAATTGTCGGAATGATCTTCAATCTTATTGATACACCTGAAAGAGTAGTAGGAGCAGTGCCAAGTGTTGCACCAACTTTCGGTGCCGTGTTCAGCGCTTTTGGTGATCCATCTTTCTATACATCAACCATGCTAGGGATTATCCTTACATTCTTGTTCGTTGATTTCTTTGATAACGCAGGCACGCTTGTGGCAGTTGCCAACCAGGCAGGGCTGATGAAAGAGAACAAGCTTCCGCGCGCCGGCCGCGCATTGTTTGCAGACTCAATCGCTTCACTTGTCGGTTCAATCTTTGGTACGTCGACCACCACTTCCTATATCGAATCATCGGCAGGTGTAGCATCAGGTGCCAGAAGTGGATTTGCTTCACTAGTGACAGCAGGATTCTTCCTATTATCGCTATTCTTTTTCCCGCTGCTTTCCGTGGTCACCTCAGCAGTGACTGCGCCGGCGTTGATCATTGTTGGTGTCCTGATGGTTTCTTCACTTGGCAAGATCGAATGGGGCCGCTTTGAAATCGCAGTACCATCATTCTTGACAATGATCGCGATGCCACTGTCATCAAGTATCGCAACCGGGATTGCGGCAGGATTCATCTTTTACCCAATCACGATGCTCGTAAAAGGGAAATCCAAAGATGTCCATCCAATCATGTACCTGTTCTTCGTTATTTTCGTACTATACTTTGTGTTCTTAACAGAATAG
- the glcT gene encoding glucose PTS transporter transcription antiterminator GlcT has protein sequence MDKIEVKKGLNNNVLIADHPMFGEVILIGKGIGFNRKKGDRLEEGQAEKMFVLKDEKEQANYIKLLPFVENDLHEAIISAIELIKKRTSSQLNEHIHVALTDHLMFAVNRIAKGMEFKNPFLVETKTLYPTEFEIAKEVVQLIKEKSGVELPDGEIGFVALHIHSAVMNRNLSDVNKHSQLVTKLVQMIEENLDIVIDKEGIDYTRLVRHIRFTIERVNNGEKVEEPEKFVDLLKEEYPLCYNLSWKLIKVMQQTLKKQVFDAEAVYLTMHLQRLQKKGK, from the coding sequence ATGGACAAAATCGAAGTGAAAAAGGGTTTGAATAATAATGTCTTGATTGCTGATCATCCAATGTTCGGGGAAGTCATCCTGATTGGCAAGGGCATCGGCTTCAACCGGAAAAAGGGAGATAGGCTGGAAGAGGGACAAGCGGAGAAGATGTTTGTCCTGAAGGATGAAAAGGAGCAGGCAAATTACATCAAGCTTTTGCCTTTTGTTGAAAATGATCTGCATGAGGCGATCATTTCTGCTATTGAATTAATCAAAAAACGGACATCCAGCCAGTTGAACGAACATATCCATGTTGCATTGACCGATCACTTAATGTTTGCGGTCAACAGGATTGCAAAAGGGATGGAATTCAAGAATCCATTTTTGGTGGAAACCAAGACGCTGTATCCGACCGAATTTGAAATCGCGAAGGAAGTTGTGCAGCTGATTAAAGAGAAGTCCGGGGTTGAACTTCCTGATGGGGAAATCGGCTTCGTTGCCCTTCATATCCATAGTGCCGTAATGAACCGGAATCTGTCTGATGTGAACAAACACTCACAGCTTGTGACAAAACTGGTACAGATGATTGAGGAAAACCTGGATATCGTCATCGATAAAGAAGGCATTGACTATACAAGGCTAGTGCGCCATATACGATTCACTATCGAAAGGGTCAATAATGGCGAAAAAGTAGAGGAGCCAGAAAAATTTGTAGACCTCTTGAAAGAAGAATATCCTCTGTGTTACAATCTTTCGTGGAAACTCATTAAAGTGATGCAGCAGACCTTGAAAAAACAAGTATTCGATGCTGAAGCCGTGTATCTGACGATGCATCTGCAAAGGCTTCAGAAAAAAGGTAAATAG
- the ptsG gene encoding glucose-specific PTS transporter subunit IIBC — protein MLKKAFGVLQKVGKALMLPVALLPAAGILLALGAALRNPALLELAPFLDNSGVDMVAAVMQKAGDVVFGNLPLLFAVGVAVGLAGGEGVAGLAAIIGYLIMNVTMGTVLQITPEDVNGLNYQNILGIPTLQTGVFGGIIVGILAAALYNKFFEIELPSYLGFFAGKRFVPIITAGTAILLGLAMLVIWPPIQTGLNAFSQNMVHANLTLSAFIFGVVERSLIPFGLHHIFYSPFWYEFGQYTTLAGDVVRGDQRIFMAQIGDNVQDLTAGTFMTGKFPFMMFGLPAAALAIYHEARPERKVVVGGLMVSAALTSFLTGITEPLEFSFLFVAPVLFGVHAIFAGLSFMTMHLLDVKIGMTFSGGLIDYILFGLINPQTNAWIVIPVGLVFAVIYYFGFRFAIRKFNLMTPGREEVEEDQEEGAAKGQTSDLPYEVLEAMGGKENIAHLDACITRLRVSVNDIKNVDKDRLKKLGAAGVLEVGNNIQAIFGPRSETIKGQMRDIMNGKRPRPVETNQATEVEQQIEEVNPEALQTHHADASADVFVSPIKGEILPITEVPDQVFSGKMMGDGFAIVPAEGTVVSPVDGKIVNLFPTKHAIGILSDSGREILIHVGIDTVNLKGQGFETLVSENDTVTKGQPLLKVDLDYIKENATSIITPIVFTNLSEGESIVINKKGNVDVKDENIIKISK, from the coding sequence ATGTTAAAGAAAGCTTTTGGTGTACTTCAAAAAGTAGGTAAAGCGCTAATGCTTCCAGTTGCACTATTGCCAGCTGCGGGTATTTTGCTTGCTCTTGGTGCTGCGCTTCGCAACCCTGCTTTGCTGGAGCTTGCTCCATTTTTAGATAACAGCGGCGTCGATATGGTAGCTGCTGTCATGCAAAAGGCCGGGGACGTTGTCTTCGGAAACCTTCCGCTCTTGTTCGCGGTCGGTGTTGCCGTTGGTCTAGCTGGCGGTGAAGGTGTAGCCGGTCTTGCGGCGATCATCGGGTACCTGATCATGAATGTGACAATGGGTACTGTTCTTCAAATCACTCCAGAGGATGTAAATGGACTTAACTATCAAAACATCCTTGGTATCCCAACCCTGCAAACGGGTGTATTCGGCGGTATCATCGTTGGTATATTAGCCGCTGCTCTTTACAATAAGTTCTTTGAAATCGAATTGCCATCCTATCTTGGCTTTTTCGCAGGTAAGCGTTTCGTCCCGATCATTACAGCGGGAACAGCAATCCTGCTTGGCTTAGCGATGCTTGTCATTTGGCCTCCAATCCAAACTGGCTTGAACGCATTTTCGCAAAACATGGTACACGCAAACTTAACACTATCAGCATTTATCTTTGGTGTGGTTGAACGTTCATTGATTCCATTCGGATTGCACCATATCTTCTATTCACCATTCTGGTATGAGTTCGGCCAATATACTACATTGGCTGGCGATGTGGTCCGCGGTGACCAGCGTATCTTCATGGCTCAAATTGGGGACAACGTACAAGACCTGACTGCTGGTACGTTCATGACTGGTAAATTCCCATTCATGATGTTTGGACTTCCAGCAGCAGCATTAGCGATTTACCACGAAGCACGTCCGGAAAGAAAAGTAGTTGTCGGCGGTTTGATGGTATCTGCAGCGTTGACATCATTCCTGACAGGTATCACAGAACCGCTAGAGTTCTCATTCCTGTTCGTAGCACCAGTACTATTTGGAGTTCATGCAATCTTTGCAGGTCTATCCTTTATGACTATGCACCTTTTAGATGTAAAAATCGGGATGACATTCTCAGGTGGTCTGATTGACTATATTCTGTTCGGTCTGATCAACCCGCAGACAAATGCGTGGATTGTTATCCCTGTAGGTTTAGTGTTCGCGGTCATTTACTACTTCGGATTCCGTTTCGCGATCCGCAAGTTTAACTTAATGACACCAGGCCGTGAAGAAGTTGAAGAAGATCAGGAAGAAGGCGCAGCAAAAGGTCAAACTAGTGACCTTCCATATGAAGTCCTTGAGGCAATGGGCGGCAAAGAAAACATCGCTCATCTTGATGCATGTATCACAAGACTTCGTGTTTCAGTAAATGACATTAAGAATGTTGACAAAGACCGTTTGAAAAAGCTTGGTGCAGCTGGTGTACTTGAAGTCGGCAACAACATCCAGGCAATTTTCGGGCCGCGATCTGAGACAATCAAAGGTCAGATGAGAGATATCATGAATGGTAAAAGACCTCGTCCGGTCGAAACGAACCAAGCAACAGAAGTTGAACAGCAAATTGAAGAAGTAAATCCAGAAGCATTGCAGACGCATCATGCAGATGCAAGTGCAGATGTATTTGTTTCTCCTATTAAAGGTGAAATCTTGCCAATTACTGAAGTACCTGACCAAGTCTTCTCAGGCAAGATGATGGGTGACGGTTTTGCCATTGTTCCTGCTGAAGGTACAGTTGTATCACCTGTAGACGGAAAGATCGTAAACTTGTTCCCAACAAAGCATGCGATTGGAATTCTGTCTGATTCTGGACGGGAAATCCTCATTCATGTTGGTATTGACACAGTTAATCTGAAGGGACAAGGATTTGAAACGCTTGTTTCTGAAAATGATACAGTCACAAAAGGACAGCCGTTATTAAAAGTAGATCTTGATTACATCAAGGAAAATGCAACATCCATCATCACTCCGATTGTTTTCACGAACCTTTCGGAAGGCGAGAGCATTGTCATTAATAAAAAAGGCAATGTGGATGTGAAAGACGAGAATATCATCAAGATTTCTAAATAA